In Pseudomonas sp. MTM4, one genomic interval encodes:
- the dgt gene encoding dGTPase — protein sequence MPVPLNFKDKITRQRPYGQMEQGMRASDGNLQAVIDQLESDRGRIINSAAVRRLQQKTQVFPLERNAAVRSRLTHSLEVQQTGRFIVRTLYKQLGNKASLYGLDDLEGALESLVEMACLMHDIGNPPFGHFGEFAISEWFARHLETLFDSAVPVEQGGIELRARMLLDLKQFEGNAQAIRLVVSLLRLNLTYTQTAGLLKYVRAAYAPKPEKGTPGAYLHKKPGFYLSEEPFVDDLRTALGLQSGTRHPVAYIMEAADDIAYCLADIEDSVEKGIFTIEQLADLLVAKFAEHGSPDEPIAAAGRSFRSMVAYAESRARKEPINKVGEFFIWLRVNMVHPLVQHAAQQFVDNIESVYHGTLDRALLEDSSLANAIVQTFKDVAMDRVFCHREVETLQLQGYRILQGLLDAYAPLLRVAPETFQALTEGGCRSEPHLQMLARRLPSQLIKAYHEAMKAHPMESPDQPLWEFYYRCRMLQDFVSGMTDQLAQDEFRTLSAL from the coding sequence ATGCCAGTGCCCCTGAACTTCAAGGACAAGATCACCCGTCAACGGCCCTATGGCCAGATGGAGCAGGGGATGCGCGCCTCGGACGGCAACCTGCAGGCGGTCATCGATCAGCTGGAGAGCGACCGCGGCCGCATCATAAATTCGGCGGCGGTGCGTCGCCTGCAGCAGAAAACGCAGGTGTTCCCGCTGGAGCGCAACGCGGCGGTGCGTAGCCGGCTGACGCATTCGTTGGAGGTCCAACAGACCGGTCGTTTCATCGTCCGTACGCTATATAAGCAGCTTGGCAACAAGGCCAGCCTGTATGGCCTCGATGATCTGGAAGGGGCACTGGAAAGCTTGGTGGAAATGGCCTGCCTGATGCACGACATCGGTAATCCGCCCTTTGGGCACTTCGGCGAGTTCGCCATCAGTGAGTGGTTTGCTCGCCATCTCGAGACGCTTTTCGACTCGGCCGTGCCGGTGGAGCAGGGCGGTATCGAGCTGCGCGCACGCATGCTGCTCGATCTCAAACAGTTCGAAGGCAACGCTCAGGCGATTCGTCTGGTGGTGAGCCTGTTGCGGCTCAATCTGACCTATACCCAGACGGCCGGCCTGCTCAAGTACGTGCGGGCTGCCTACGCGCCCAAGCCTGAGAAGGGCACGCCTGGCGCCTATCTGCACAAGAAGCCGGGTTTCTATCTATCCGAAGAGCCGTTCGTGGATGATTTGCGCACCGCGCTGGGTCTGCAATCCGGCACGCGCCATCCCGTCGCCTACATCATGGAAGCAGCGGACGACATCGCCTATTGCCTGGCCGATATCGAGGACTCGGTGGAGAAGGGCATCTTCACCATCGAACAGCTGGCAGATCTGCTGGTGGCCAAGTTCGCCGAGCACGGGTCGCCGGACGAGCCGATCGCGGCAGCTGGGCGCAGCTTCCGCAGCATGGTCGCCTATGCCGAGTCGCGGGCGCGGAAGGAGCCGATCAACAAGGTTGGCGAGTTCTTCATCTGGTTGCGGGTGAACATGGTCCATCCGCTGGTGCAGCATGCGGCTCAGCAGTTCGTCGACAACATCGAATCCGTCTACCACGGCACGCTGGACCGAGCACTGCTGGAAGATTCCAGTCTGGCCAACGCCATCGTGCAGACCTTCAAGGACGTTGCGATGGACCGCGTGTTCTGCCATCGAGAAGTGGAAACCTTGCAATTGCAGGGCTATCGGATACTGCAGGGCTTGCTCGACGCCTATGCACCACTGCTACGTGTCGCCCCGGAAACCTTCCAGGCCTTGACCGAGGGCGGCTGCCGCAGCGAACCACATCTGCAGATGCTGGCGCGGCGATTGCCAAGCCAACTGATCAAGGCCTACCACGAGGCCATGAAAGCCCACCCCATGGAGTCGCCTGACCAGCCGTTGTGGGAGTTCTACTACCGCTGCCGAATGCTGCAGGATTTCGTCAGTGGTATGACCGATCAGCTGGCGCAGGACGAATTTCGAACGCTTTCCGCGCTGTAG
- a CDS encoding TetR/AcrR family transcriptional regulator: protein MTEKPSVPSGPGRPKDPAKREAILAAAQVLFLSNGYEGSSMDAIAAEAGVSKLTLYSHFKDKEALFGEAIKTTCETRLPRTLFVLEDGCSIRQVLLDLGRAFHALVNSPESIGLHRVMVALATQNSALSRMFFDAGPQRLLVDLEHLLIQANQRGLLQVSEPMRAAEHFCSLIKGVAHFRLLIGYTDAPDSEEADEHVQDCVALFIRAYDCAQSAEG from the coding sequence ATGACAGAAAAACCATCCGTGCCCTCTGGCCCGGGCCGCCCGAAGGATCCAGCCAAGCGCGAAGCGATTCTCGCCGCCGCTCAGGTGTTGTTTCTGAGCAACGGCTATGAAGGCAGCAGCATGGACGCTATCGCCGCCGAGGCGGGCGTCTCGAAGCTCACGCTGTATAGCCACTTCAAGGATAAGGAGGCGTTGTTTGGCGAGGCGATAAAGACCACCTGTGAGACGCGCCTGCCGCGCACGCTGTTCGTACTCGAAGACGGTTGTTCGATCCGGCAGGTGCTGCTGGATCTGGGCCGCGCATTCCATGCGCTGGTCAACAGCCCGGAATCCATCGGACTGCACCGTGTCATGGTCGCCTTGGCCACGCAGAATTCCGCGCTGTCACGCATGTTTTTCGATGCGGGACCGCAGCGCTTGCTGGTGGATCTGGAGCATCTGCTGATTCAGGCCAACCAGCGCGGACTGCTGCAGGTAAGCGAGCCTATGCGCGCCGCCGAACACTTCTGCTCGTTGATAAAAGGCGTTGCGCACTTCCGCTTGCTGATCGGCTACACGGATGCGCCCGATTCGGAAGAGGCCGACGAACATGTGCAGGACTGCGTCGCGCTGTTCATCCGCGCCTATGACTGCGCGCAGTCTGCGGAGGGCTGA
- a CDS encoding efflux RND transporter periplasmic adaptor subunit encodes MFRHALPFLGVIGLALLSGCGNGEPEQLSARPVMVVQPQPASEAVESYPGEVHARYEPELSFRIGGKVTERLVEAGERVRKDQPLAKLDPRDVQLQLEGLRAQVAAAEANLRVARAEHERYKTLMDRQLVSRSQFDSSENAFRSAQARLQQARAEFDVARNQVDYAVLRATRDGVIAQRRVEVGQVVAAGQTAFVLAADGEREVAIHLPEQALDRYAVGQKVSVEIWSHPGKQYPGHIRELSPAADQQSRTYSARVAFADAEVPADLGQSALVSIRKNGEVPLAVPLSAVTAEQGKAYVWRVTKGATLERVAVRTGAFGETLVPILDGLQADDWVVLAGVQMLHENQEVRAVDRDNRPVVLAAQE; translated from the coding sequence GTGTTCCGACATGCCTTGCCTTTCCTTGGTGTCATTGGTCTCGCCTTGTTATCCGGTTGCGGCAATGGTGAGCCCGAGCAGCTCTCGGCAAGGCCGGTCATGGTGGTTCAACCGCAGCCGGCCAGCGAGGCGGTTGAAAGCTATCCGGGCGAGGTGCATGCGCGTTACGAGCCTGAATTGTCGTTCCGAATCGGCGGAAAGGTGACCGAGCGTCTGGTCGAAGCCGGTGAACGGGTGCGCAAGGATCAGCCGTTGGCCAAGCTCGATCCGCGCGACGTGCAATTGCAGTTGGAAGGTCTGCGCGCCCAGGTAGCCGCCGCCGAGGCCAACCTTCGCGTCGCGCGCGCCGAGCACGAGCGCTACAAGACGCTCATGGATCGCCAACTGGTCAGCCGCTCGCAGTTCGATTCTTCCGAAAACGCCTTTCGCTCGGCCCAGGCGCGTCTGCAGCAGGCGCGCGCTGAGTTCGACGTGGCGCGCAACCAGGTCGACTACGCCGTTCTGCGGGCGACCCGCGATGGAGTGATCGCGCAACGTCGGGTCGAGGTCGGCCAGGTGGTCGCGGCAGGGCAGACCGCGTTCGTGTTGGCCGCTGATGGCGAGCGTGAGGTGGCGATCCATTTGCCGGAGCAGGCGCTGGATCGTTATGCGGTGGGGCAGAAGGTCTCTGTGGAAATCTGGTCGCATCCCGGCAAGCAGTACCCCGGACACATTCGTGAGTTATCGCCGGCGGCCGATCAGCAATCGCGTACCTACTCGGCGCGCGTCGCGTTCGCCGATGCCGAGGTGCCGGCCGATCTGGGTCAGAGCGCCCTGGTGTCGATCCGCAAAAACGGCGAGGTGCCGCTGGCCGTGCCGCTTTCGGCTGTCACGGCCGAGCAGGGCAAGGCCTATGTCTGGCGAGTGACGAAGGGCGCCACCTTGGAGCGAGTCGCTGTGCGCACCGGTGCCTTCGGCGAAACCCTGGTACCCATATTGGATGGCTTGCAAGCTGACGACTGGGTCGTGCTAGCCGGCGTTCAGATGCTGCACGAAAATCAAGAGGTAAGGGCGGTGGACCGCGACAACCGACCGGTCGTGCTGGCGGCCCAGGAGTAA
- a CDS encoding efflux RND transporter permease subunit yields the protein MRFNLSAWALGNRQIVIYLMLLVAVVGVLSYSKLGQSEDPPFTFKAMVIQTQWPGATAEEVSRQVTERIEKKLMETGDYERIVSFSRPGESNVTFMARDSMGSGEIPELWYQIRKKIGDIRHTFPAGVQGPFFNDEFGTTFGNIYALTGKGFDYAVLKDYADRIQLQLQRVTNVGKVELIGLQDEKIWIELSNVKLANLGVPLEAVQQALEAQNTVLSAGFVETSSDRVQLRVTGSFETVKEIRDFPIRVAGSTFRIGDVADVYRGFNDPPAPRMRFMGEPAIGLAVSMKDGGDILMLGEALQGEFARLQQELPAGMELRKVSDQPAAVKTGVGEFVQVLIEALVIVLLVSFFSLGVRTGLVVALSIPLVLAMTFATMNYLNIGLHKISLGALVLALGLMVDDAIIAVEMMAIKMEQGFDRLKAASYAWTSTAFPMLTGTLITAAGFLPIATAQSSTGEYTRSIFQVVTIALVASWIAAVVFVPLLGAKLLPDLAKRHAQKHGGSDEGHDPYSTPFYQRVRRLIQFCVRRRKTVIVLTLLLFVGAIGLFRIVPQQFFPASGRLELMVDLKLAEGASLKATEAEVHRLEEMLKDRAGIDNYVAYVGNGSPRFYLPLDQQLPATSFAQIVVLAESIEEREALRSWLIDRLREDFPTLRGRVSRLENGPPVGYPVQFRVTGEHIDAVRKLARQVAAKVRENPRVANVHLDWQEPSKVVWLNVDQDRARALGVSTVELSSFLKRTFTGTTAGQFREDNELIEILLRGTEREREMLSMLPSLAIPTASGLSVPLSQVATLEYGFEEGVIWHRNRLPTVTVRADVYGEQQPASLVQQIEPTLSEIRDALPSGYLLEVGGTVEDSSRGQASVNAGMPLFIIVVVSLLMIQLKSFSRSAMVFLTAPLGLIGVALFLLLFGKPFGFVAMLGTIALSGMIMRNSVILVDQIEQDIGAGQDRFNAIIDATVRRFRPIVLTALASVLAMIPLSRSVFFGPMAVAIMGGLIVATALTLLFLPALYAAWFRVKEERTT from the coding sequence ATGCGCTTCAATCTCTCCGCCTGGGCGCTGGGTAACCGGCAGATCGTGATCTATCTGATGCTGTTGGTGGCTGTCGTCGGGGTACTTTCCTACAGCAAACTCGGCCAGAGCGAAGACCCGCCTTTTACCTTCAAGGCGATGGTGATCCAGACTCAATGGCCCGGCGCCACGGCCGAGGAAGTCTCCCGTCAGGTCACCGAGCGCATCGAGAAGAAGCTGATGGAGACGGGCGATTACGAGCGCATCGTTTCCTTCTCGCGACCGGGCGAATCCAACGTGACCTTCATGGCGCGCGATTCGATGGGCTCCGGGGAGATTCCCGAACTCTGGTACCAGATTCGCAAGAAGATCGGCGATATCCGCCATACCTTCCCGGCCGGCGTGCAGGGCCCTTTCTTCAATGACGAGTTCGGCACCACCTTCGGCAACATCTATGCGCTGACCGGCAAGGGCTTCGACTATGCGGTGCTCAAGGATTATGCCGACCGCATCCAGCTGCAGCTGCAGCGCGTGACGAATGTCGGCAAGGTCGAGCTGATCGGCCTGCAGGACGAAAAGATCTGGATCGAGCTTTCCAACGTCAAACTGGCCAACCTGGGAGTACCGCTGGAAGCCGTGCAACAGGCGCTCGAAGCGCAGAATACAGTGTTGTCGGCGGGCTTCGTCGAGACCTCGAGCGACCGCGTCCAACTACGTGTGACGGGCAGCTTCGAGACGGTCAAGGAAATTCGCGACTTCCCCATCCGCGTGGCTGGCAGCACCTTCCGTATCGGCGATGTGGCTGACGTCTATCGTGGCTTCAACGATCCGCCGGCGCCCCGTATGCGCTTCATGGGCGAGCCGGCGATCGGTCTGGCGGTGTCGATGAAGGACGGTGGCGACATCCTCATGCTGGGCGAGGCACTGCAGGGCGAATTCGCGCGATTGCAGCAGGAATTGCCGGCCGGCATGGAGCTGCGCAAGGTGTCCGACCAACCGGCGGCGGTGAAGACTGGTGTTGGCGAGTTCGTTCAGGTGCTCATCGAGGCGCTGGTGATCGTGCTGCTGGTGAGCTTCTTCTCGCTCGGCGTGCGCACCGGTCTGGTGGTGGCGCTATCGATCCCGCTGGTCTTGGCGATGACCTTCGCGACCATGAATTACCTCAACATCGGTCTGCACAAGATATCGCTCGGCGCGCTGGTGCTGGCGCTCGGGCTGATGGTGGACGACGCGATCATTGCGGTAGAGATGATGGCAATCAAAATGGAGCAGGGCTTCGACCGGCTCAAGGCGGCGAGCTACGCCTGGACCAGCACGGCTTTTCCGATGCTGACCGGCACCCTGATCACCGCGGCGGGTTTCTTGCCGATTGCCACGGCGCAGTCGAGTACCGGTGAATACACCCGTTCAATCTTTCAAGTGGTGACTATCGCACTGGTTGCCTCGTGGATCGCCGCGGTGGTATTCGTCCCTCTATTGGGTGCGAAACTGCTGCCGGATCTGGCCAAGCGTCACGCGCAGAAACACGGCGGTAGCGACGAAGGGCACGATCCCTATTCGACGCCGTTCTACCAGCGGGTCAGGCGCCTCATCCAGTTCTGCGTGCGTCGGCGCAAAACGGTGATCGTGCTGACGCTGTTGCTCTTTGTCGGTGCGATCGGCCTGTTCCGCATCGTCCCGCAGCAGTTCTTTCCGGCGTCTGGGCGTCTGGAGCTTATGGTCGATCTCAAGCTGGCCGAAGGCGCTTCGCTCAAGGCCACTGAAGCCGAGGTGCACCGCCTCGAAGAAATGCTCAAGGATCGTGCAGGTATCGATAACTACGTGGCCTATGTCGGCAACGGGTCACCGCGTTTCTATCTACCGCTCGATCAGCAGCTGCCCGCTACGAGCTTCGCCCAGATCGTGGTGCTGGCCGAAAGCATTGAGGAACGCGAAGCCCTGCGCAGCTGGTTGATCGATCGCCTGCGCGAAGATTTCCCGACCCTGCGTGGGCGCGTCAGCCGGCTGGAAAATGGCCCGCCCGTGGGGTATCCGGTGCAGTTCCGAGTGACCGGCGAGCACATTGATGCGGTGCGCAAGTTGGCGCGTCAGGTCGCAGCCAAGGTGCGTGAGAACCCCCGCGTGGCCAACGTACACCTGGATTGGCAAGAGCCGAGTAAGGTGGTTTGGCTGAATGTCGACCAGGATCGCGCCCGCGCCCTTGGGGTGAGCACGGTCGAGCTATCGAGTTTCCTCAAGCGCACCTTCACCGGTACCACCGCCGGCCAGTTCCGCGAGGACAACGAGCTGATCGAGATTCTGCTGCGCGGCACCGAACGTGAGCGCGAGATGTTGTCGATGCTGCCCAGCCTGGCGATTCCTACCGCCAGCGGCCTCAGCGTGCCTTTGTCACAGGTCGCCACGCTGGAATATGGCTTCGAGGAAGGCGTGATCTGGCACCGCAATCGCCTGCCGACTGTGACGGTGCGTGCCGATGTCTACGGAGAACAGCAGCCGGCTTCGTTGGTGCAGCAGATCGAACCGACGTTGAGTGAGATTCGCGATGCGCTCCCCAGCGGTTATCTGCTGGAAGTTGGCGGCACGGTGGAAGATTCCAGCCGTGGGCAAGCGTCGGTGAATGCCGGTATGCCGCTGTTCATCATCGTCGTGGTCAGCCTGTTGATGATCCAGCTCAAGAGCTTCTCGCGCTCGGCCATGGTGTTCCTCACCGCGCCGCTAGGGCTGATCGGCGTTGCGCTGTTCCTGCTGTTGTTCGGTAAGCCGTTCGGCTTCGTCGCGATGCTCGGCACCATCGCGCTGTCGGGGATGATCATGCGCAACTCGGTGATTCTGGTGGACCAGATCGAACAGGACATCGGCGCCGGCCAAGATCGCTTCAATGCGATCATCGACGCGACGGTGCGCCGTTTCCGTCCCATCGTGTTGACCGCGCTGGCCTCGGTGCTGGCGATGATTCCGCTGTCACGCAGCGTGTTCTTTGGACCGATGGCGGTGGCGATCATGGGTGGCTTGATCGTCGCGACCGCACTGACGCTGCTGTTCCTGCCGGCACTTTACGCGGCCTGGTTCCGCGTGAAGGAAGAGCGCACGACGTAA
- a CDS encoding TetR/AcrR family transcriptional regulator has translation MASNKRDLLLSTAERLFYTEGYHATGIDRILNESGVAKMTLYKHFKSKEELILAVLDARQQPMLERLREARDKLPPRKALLGVFDGLNNMIHSPNAFCGCLFINAAAEYHDRDHPIHQRSATYKAQFQTHLRELLEALDAPQPKQLARQLQFLIEGALSMAHIEGPADQALLAKAAADQLLQAAGV, from the coding sequence ATGGCATCGAACAAGCGCGACCTACTGCTCAGCACCGCCGAGCGGCTGTTTTACACAGAGGGCTACCACGCCACGGGCATCGACCGGATTCTCAATGAGTCCGGCGTGGCCAAGATGACGCTGTACAAGCACTTCAAGTCGAAGGAAGAACTGATCCTGGCGGTGCTCGACGCACGCCAGCAGCCGATGCTCGAGCGTCTGCGCGAAGCGCGCGACAAGCTGCCGCCGCGCAAGGCGCTGCTCGGCGTTTTCGATGGGTTGAACAATATGATTCACAGCCCGAACGCGTTCTGTGGCTGCTTGTTCATCAACGCCGCGGCTGAATATCACGACCGCGATCATCCGATTCATCAGCGCTCGGCGACTTACAAGGCTCAGTTTCAGACGCATCTGCGCGAACTGCTCGAAGCGCTCGACGCACCGCAGCCGAAGCAACTTGCGCGGCAACTACAATTTTTGATCGAGGGTGCGCTGAGCATGGCGCACATCGAGGGGCCAGCTGATCAGGCGCTGCTGGCCAAGGCGGCGGCCGATCAGTTGCTGCAGGCTGCCGGCGTCTGA
- a CDS encoding glutathione S-transferase family protein: MKLYDLTLSGNCYKARLFLSLIGQPVELVPVNLLQGEHKQPSFLAINPRGQVPVLEDGDTRVVDSQAILVYLARRYADEVWYPQDALTQARVVGWLSFAANEMHHGPATARVGRLFRRPIDEPLTASRALAALQLVEQQLTEHAWLAETAAPTIADLAVYPYAALAGEGGIDLGPYPAIRSWCSRIRELPGYIGMPGLE; this comes from the coding sequence ATGAAACTGTACGATCTGACCCTGTCCGGTAACTGCTACAAAGCGCGCCTGTTTCTCAGCCTGATCGGCCAGCCGGTTGAGCTGGTGCCGGTGAATCTGCTGCAAGGCGAGCACAAGCAACCGTCGTTTCTCGCTATCAATCCGCGCGGGCAGGTGCCGGTTCTGGAGGATGGCGATACCCGCGTGGTCGACTCCCAGGCCATCCTCGTCTACCTGGCACGGCGCTACGCCGACGAAGTCTGGTATCCGCAGGATGCGCTCACTCAGGCGCGCGTCGTTGGCTGGCTGAGTTTCGCCGCCAACGAGATGCATCACGGCCCGGCCACGGCTCGGGTAGGGCGCTTGTTCCGCCGCCCGATCGACGAACCCTTGACCGCCAGCCGTGCGCTCGCCGCTTTACAGTTGGTCGAGCAGCAGCTCACCGAACATGCCTGGCTGGCCGAAACCGCTGCGCCAACCATCGCCGATCTAGCGGTATACCCCTACGCGGCGCTGGCTGGTGAGGGCGGTATCGATCTCGGTCCGTACCCGGCAATCCGCTCCTGGTGTTCCCGCATCCGCGAGCTGCCGGGCTACATCGGAATGCCCGGCCTGGAATAG
- a CDS encoding pyridoxamine 5'-phosphate oxidase family protein — protein MSSPFHVGEQSVQTRAGVREKAEQIGSRVIRSSFMPEQHREFFAQLPALLVAAVDSEGQPHASILCGAAGFAWSPHPALLCVGARPQIDDPIASLLQPRAAVGLLGLEWPTRRRNRMNGRIVESDERGFSVAVAQSFGNCTKYIQARDWQATPRLPGLMLKGDGLDEQWLGLVQAADTLFIASQSSDPQGGGVDISHRGGPAGFIEVGRDGRLWIPDYSGNRLFNTLGNLLRDPRCGLLLIDFSSGDLLHLQARAELIWPEQYEALNVTPPAGAERMLALTPGRWTLRRSRLPLAFASPQFSPFLPEAGV, from the coding sequence ATGAGCAGCCCCTTCCACGTCGGCGAGCAATCCGTTCAGACCCGTGCCGGCGTTCGCGAAAAAGCCGAGCAAATAGGCAGTCGCGTGATCCGCTCGTCGTTTATGCCTGAGCAGCATCGGGAATTTTTCGCGCAATTACCGGCTTTGCTGGTAGCGGCGGTGGACAGCGAAGGGCAGCCTCATGCATCGATACTTTGCGGCGCGGCTGGGTTCGCCTGGTCGCCCCATCCAGCCTTGCTGTGCGTTGGCGCCCGGCCACAGATCGACGATCCGATCGCATCACTGCTGCAGCCGCGCGCCGCGGTCGGTCTGCTCGGGCTCGAATGGCCGACTCGCAGACGCAACAGGATGAATGGGCGCATAGTCGAGAGTGACGAGCGCGGCTTCAGCGTCGCGGTCGCGCAGTCGTTCGGCAATTGCACGAAGTACATCCAGGCACGCGATTGGCAGGCGACCCCGCGCCTGCCGGGGTTAATGCTTAAGGGTGACGGCCTGGACGAACAATGGCTGGGGCTGGTACAGGCGGCGGACACGTTGTTCATCGCCAGCCAGAGTTCGGACCCACAGGGTGGCGGAGTGGATATTTCGCATCGTGGCGGACCGGCCGGTTTTATCGAGGTCGGCCGGGACGGTCGGCTCTGGATACCGGACTACAGCGGCAATCGGCTATTCAATACGCTCGGCAATCTGCTGCGCGACCCGCGCTGTGGGCTGCTGTTGATCGATTTCAGTAGCGGCGATCTGCTGCACCTGCAGGCGCGTGCTGAGCTGATCTGGCCTGAGCAGTACGAGGCGTTGAATGTCACACCGCCGGCTGGCGCGGAGCGAATGCTCGCGCTGACGCCGGGACGCTGGACGCTGCGCCGCTCGCGCCTGCCGTTGGCGTTCGCTTCGCCCCAGTTTTCGCCATTCCTTCCCGAGGCAGGAGTGTGA
- a CDS encoding Zn-dependent hydrolase: protein MRSLRIVGLSLMLLAGTVSAAELRFSLVRTAQTTSSGEFSWRDGGWVQPPTVNHIAVLIEHQGSRLLFGTGLGRQIDAQLDSAIPWRERRYRAVQPARDQLDRDGISVDRVVLGCARWEYASGLADFADLPVLANPESIHYARTATPPAVIPAQFAHGVDWQPLRFERRSFYGFEDSLDLFGDGRLIVVKLPGHGALGLFLTLDDGQRYFFHGDAVGSESNQKPLPAEVLQVRDAQLQARLGFYPTWIE, encoded by the coding sequence ATGCGCAGCCTGAGGATAGTTGGCTTGTCATTGATGTTATTGGCCGGAACCGTGAGCGCAGCGGAACTGCGCTTCAGCTTGGTTCGCACCGCGCAGACCACGTCCAGCGGTGAATTCTCCTGGCGCGATGGTGGCTGGGTACAGCCGCCAACCGTCAACCACATTGCCGTCCTGATCGAGCATCAGGGCAGTCGGCTGCTATTCGGCACGGGCCTCGGCCGGCAGATCGATGCGCAGCTGGACAGCGCGATTCCCTGGCGTGAAAGGCGCTACCGGGCCGTACAGCCTGCGCGTGATCAGCTTGATCGCGATGGCATAAGCGTCGACCGGGTTGTGCTGGGTTGCGCCCGTTGGGAGTACGCGTCCGGGCTGGCCGACTTCGCCGATCTGCCGGTGCTGGCCAATCCGGAAAGTATTCATTACGCCCGCACCGCAACGCCGCCTGCAGTGATCCCGGCGCAGTTCGCTCATGGGGTCGATTGGCAGCCGCTGCGCTTCGAACGGCGTTCTTTTTATGGATTCGAGGATAGCCTCGACCTGTTTGGCGACGGGCGGCTGATAGTGGTGAAACTGCCCGGGCATGGCGCGCTAGGGCTGTTCCTCACCTTGGATGATGGGCAGCGCTACTTCTTTCATGGCGATGCCGTCGGCAGTGAAAGCAATCAAAAGCCGTTGCCTGCCGAGGTTTTGCAGGTGCGGGATGCTCAGCTGCAAGCGCGGCTCGGTTTTTATCCAACGTGGATCGAATAA